A window of Streptomyces sp. SAI-127 contains these coding sequences:
- a CDS encoding BTAD domain-containing putative transcriptional regulator has product MRYRILGTTQALRPDGTSVPVGGTRLRALLTVLALRPGRTVPVSHLVDEVWGDDPPADATGALQALVGRLRRALGADAVASVEGGYRLTAGPDDIDLHRFERLAGDGMRALADGDPAKAAVVLDDALALWRGPALADLPDRTAEAARAEARRLDALRARHTAALALGHADQSLPELTALCDTHPLDEPLQSLRLRALRDTGRTAEALAAYESVRQLLADQLGADPGAELRALHGELLRPEPSAAGGQGEKGGQHGQVSGADPARPAAAPTPPSGNLRARLTSFVGREADIDAIREDLAAARLVTLLGPGGAGKTRLSQEAAEAVGDVVRDGVWLAELAPVDDPDAVPEAVLTAVGARETVLYGAGAEAMRAAGSERLDDPVERLAEHCGRRSMLLILDNCEHVVDAAARLAETLLERCPGLTVLATSREPLGVPGELLRPVEPLPEPVALRLLADRGAAARPGFRVDGDEGTAAACAEICRRLDGLPLGIELAAARLRMLTPRQIADRLDDRFRLLTSGSRTVLPRQQTLRAVVDWSWDLLDGEERDVLRRLSVFAGGCDLAAAEAVCGPAALDALGSLVDKSLVVAAPSGDGEMRYRLLETVAEYAGERLDETDGSRADAERAHLAYYRELARTTDPLLRGPRQLTAIERLEREYENLRTALRRAVADRDEQEGLCLVLSLAWYWQMRDLRIEARNWSRDVQGLGPDPFTEPVRPAAPVWERCTDTPPPWTGEVLEEARRGAHLVHLACMDTELDAWQNQHAQAKLRAIASTYEPGMAQTCRMPGSLWFFAIMLTGDMERLRKVIQATVDTCRATPGYEWELAAALQWRANLLANRSDWAGDAIQDAEEALEIYERIGDLWGTAEALSARAEAHERKGEWHAAAADYERAIERAEQLGARAQKSVLNARLGSTLLETGEAERGELLLHEVIADQEGARNEAMPAARMFLAGRLGLTGRIPEAREQLQLLRQQFGIAHFVIFDAFILGSEAWLEAVDGCYDKCLTLTRRALEKSEDPLALTIAPHMRTMYLHTAGLALAGADGGDRARDGARCLRAGDALLPPSHCPTSVERSVRGRAEQELRAVLGDAAYESAYAEGDGLSPREAAALV; this is encoded by the coding sequence GTGCGCTATCGCATCCTCGGCACCACCCAGGCACTCCGTCCCGACGGTACGTCCGTCCCGGTCGGTGGCACGCGGCTGCGCGCGCTGCTGACCGTGCTCGCTCTGCGGCCCGGCCGTACCGTCCCCGTGAGCCACCTCGTGGACGAGGTGTGGGGTGACGACCCGCCGGCCGACGCCACCGGCGCGCTGCAGGCGCTGGTCGGGCGGCTCAGGCGCGCGCTCGGGGCGGACGCGGTCGCCTCGGTGGAGGGCGGCTACCGGCTGACGGCGGGCCCGGACGACATCGACCTGCACCGTTTCGAGCGGCTCGCCGGTGACGGTATGCGGGCGCTGGCCGACGGTGACCCCGCGAAGGCGGCCGTGGTCCTGGACGACGCCCTCGCGCTGTGGCGGGGTCCGGCCCTGGCCGATCTGCCCGACCGTACGGCCGAGGCGGCGCGCGCGGAGGCCCGCCGGCTGGACGCCCTGCGCGCCCGCCACACCGCCGCGCTCGCCCTCGGCCACGCCGATCAGTCCCTCCCCGAACTGACCGCACTCTGCGACACCCACCCCCTCGACGAACCCCTCCAGTCCCTGCGTCTGCGCGCCCTGCGCGACACGGGCCGCACGGCGGAGGCACTGGCCGCCTACGAGTCCGTACGACAGCTCCTCGCGGACCAGCTGGGAGCGGACCCGGGGGCCGAACTGCGGGCGCTGCACGGTGAGTTGCTGCGGCCGGAACCGTCAGCTGCGGGCGGACAGGGCGAAAAGGGCGGACAGCACGGCCAGGTGTCCGGCGCCGACCCCGCTCGTCCGGCCGCAGCCCCCACCCCGCCCTCCGGCAACCTCCGCGCCCGTCTCACCTCCTTCGTCGGCCGGGAAGCCGACATCGATGCCATCCGCGAGGACCTCGCGGCCGCGCGGCTCGTCACGCTGCTCGGGCCGGGCGGGGCCGGGAAGACGCGGCTCTCGCAGGAGGCCGCCGAGGCCGTGGGGGACGTGGTGCGGGACGGGGTGTGGCTGGCCGAACTCGCGCCGGTCGACGACCCGGACGCGGTGCCCGAGGCCGTGCTCACCGCCGTCGGTGCCCGCGAGACCGTGCTGTACGGCGCCGGTGCCGAGGCGATGCGTGCCGCCGGGAGCGAGCGGCTCGACGACCCCGTCGAGCGGCTCGCCGAGCACTGCGGCCGACGCAGCATGCTGCTGATCCTCGACAACTGCGAGCACGTGGTCGACGCGGCCGCCCGTCTGGCGGAGACGCTCCTGGAGCGCTGCCCCGGACTGACCGTCCTGGCCACCAGCCGTGAACCCCTCGGCGTGCCGGGGGAGTTGCTGCGGCCCGTGGAGCCGCTGCCCGAGCCGGTCGCGCTGCGGCTGCTCGCCGACCGGGGGGCCGCGGCCCGGCCCGGATTCCGGGTCGACGGCGACGAGGGGACCGCGGCGGCCTGCGCGGAGATCTGCCGGCGCCTCGACGGGCTGCCCCTCGGTATCGAGCTCGCCGCCGCCCGGCTACGGATGCTGACCCCACGTCAGATCGCCGACCGGCTCGACGACCGCTTCCGGCTGCTCACCTCCGGCAGTCGTACCGTGCTGCCCCGCCAGCAGACCCTGCGGGCCGTCGTCGACTGGTCGTGGGACCTGCTCGACGGCGAGGAACGGGACGTCCTGCGGCGGCTTTCGGTGTTCGCCGGCGGCTGTGACCTGGCCGCCGCCGAGGCCGTGTGCGGGCCCGCCGCACTGGACGCGCTCGGCTCGCTCGTCGACAAGTCCCTTGTGGTGGCTGCTCCTTCGGGGGACGGCGAGATGCGCTACCGGCTCCTGGAGACCGTCGCCGAATACGCCGGCGAGCGCCTCGACGAGACGGACGGCTCGCGCGCCGACGCCGAGCGCGCGCATCTGGCGTACTACCGCGAACTCGCGCGCACCACCGACCCGTTGCTGCGCGGCCCCCGCCAACTCACCGCCATCGAGCGCCTGGAGCGCGAGTACGAGAACCTCCGCACCGCCCTGCGCCGGGCCGTCGCCGACCGCGACGAGCAGGAGGGGCTGTGCCTGGTGCTGTCGCTGGCCTGGTACTGGCAGATGCGTGACCTGCGCATCGAGGCCCGCAACTGGTCCCGCGACGTCCAGGGCCTCGGCCCCGACCCCTTCACCGAGCCGGTCCGCCCCGCCGCGCCGGTGTGGGAGCGCTGCACGGACACCCCGCCGCCGTGGACCGGCGAGGTGCTGGAAGAGGCCCGGCGCGGCGCGCACCTCGTCCATCTCGCCTGCATGGACACCGAGTTGGACGCCTGGCAGAACCAGCACGCGCAGGCGAAACTGCGGGCCATCGCCAGCACCTACGAGCCCGGCATGGCACAGACCTGCCGGATGCCGGGCTCCCTGTGGTTCTTCGCCATCATGCTCACCGGGGACATGGAGCGGCTGCGGAAGGTCATCCAGGCGACCGTCGACACCTGCCGGGCCACCCCGGGCTACGAGTGGGAGCTCGCCGCGGCCCTCCAGTGGCGGGCCAACCTGCTCGCCAACCGCTCCGACTGGGCCGGCGACGCCATCCAGGACGCCGAGGAGGCGCTGGAGATCTACGAGCGGATCGGCGACCTGTGGGGCACCGCCGAGGCGCTCTCCGCACGCGCCGAAGCACATGAGCGCAAGGGCGAATGGCACGCGGCCGCGGCCGACTACGAGCGGGCGATCGAGCGGGCCGAACAACTCGGCGCCCGCGCCCAGAAGTCCGTGCTCAACGCCCGACTGGGCAGCACGCTGCTGGAGACGGGGGAGGCCGAGCGCGGCGAACTCCTGCTGCATGAGGTGATCGCCGACCAGGAAGGCGCCCGCAACGAGGCGATGCCCGCCGCCCGGATGTTCCTCGCCGGCCGGCTCGGCCTGACCGGCCGCATTCCCGAGGCGCGCGAACAACTCCAGCTGCTGCGCCAGCAGTTCGGCATCGCTCACTTCGTCATCTTCGACGCCTTCATCCTCGGCTCGGAGGCCTGGCTGGAGGCCGTGGACGGCTGCTACGACAAGTGTCTGACCCTGACCCGCCGGGCGCTGGAGAAGTCCGAGGATCCGCTGGCCCTGACCATCGCCCCGCACATGCGCACCATGTACCTGCACACCGCCGGGCTCGCCCTCGCCGGGGCCGACGGCGGCGACCGCGCCCGCGACGGAGCCCGCTGCCTCAGGGCCGGGGACGCGCTGCTGCCGCCCAGCCACTGCCCGACGTCGGTCGAGCGCAGCGTGCGCGGCAGGGCCGAGCAGGAGCTGCGCGCGGTGCTCGGTGACGCGGCCTACGAGTCGGCGTACGCGGAGGGCGACGGCCTCTCCCCCCGGGAGGCCGCCGCCCTGGTGTGA
- a CDS encoding endonuclease/exonuclease/phosphatase family protein, translating into MAQQAYVTETAEGGSGPERQRARFRRLLARPVSGWRGDRGIWRRGAVLAALAVILALVMLLHAQIPNAIGNLGSLIETFLPWLGLFVPVLLLFGFLRRSATALIAVLLPAAVWLNLFGGLLSDKSATGGDLTVATHNVNADNPDPSGTARDVAASGADVVALEELTASAVPVYEKALASTYKYHAVEGTVGLWSKYPLTGVKPVDIKLGWVRAMRATVAAPDGQVAVYVAHLPSVRVKMEAGFTARQRDKSADALGEAIADEKLPRKILLGDLNGTMNDRALNAVTSQMRSTQGAAGSGFGFSWPASFPMARIDQIMVQGVEPVSSWTLPETGSDHLPVAARVNLATSS; encoded by the coding sequence ATGGCGCAGCAGGCGTACGTGACGGAAACGGCGGAGGGCGGCTCGGGACCCGAGCGCCAAAGAGCCCGGTTCCGGCGCCTGCTCGCACGGCCGGTCTCCGGCTGGCGCGGTGACCGGGGGATCTGGCGCCGCGGTGCCGTCCTGGCCGCCCTCGCGGTGATCCTCGCCCTGGTGATGCTGCTGCACGCGCAGATCCCGAACGCCATCGGCAACCTCGGCAGTCTCATCGAGACGTTCCTGCCGTGGCTGGGCCTGTTCGTCCCGGTGCTGCTCCTGTTCGGCTTCCTCCGCAGGTCAGCCACCGCGCTGATCGCGGTGCTGCTCCCGGCGGCCGTGTGGCTGAACCTCTTCGGGGGGCTGCTCTCCGACAAGTCCGCCACCGGCGGCGACCTCACGGTGGCCACCCACAACGTCAACGCCGACAACCCCGATCCGTCCGGCACCGCCCGGGACGTGGCCGCCTCCGGCGCGGACGTGGTCGCCCTGGAGGAGCTGACCGCCTCGGCGGTGCCGGTGTACGAGAAGGCGCTGGCGTCGACGTACAAGTACCACGCGGTCGAGGGCACCGTGGGGCTGTGGAGCAAGTACCCGCTGACCGGGGTGAAGCCCGTCGACATCAAGCTGGGCTGGGTCCGGGCCATGCGGGCCACGGTGGCCGCGCCGGACGGTCAGGTCGCGGTCTACGTCGCCCACCTGCCGTCCGTGCGGGTGAAGATGGAGGCCGGGTTCACCGCCCGGCAGCGTGACAAGAGCGCGGACGCGCTGGGCGAGGCCATCGCCGACGAGAAGCTCCCCCGCAAGATCCTGCTCGGCGACCTCAACGGCACGATGAACGACCGCGCGCTCAACGCCGTCACCTCTCAGATGCGCTCCACGCAGGGCGCGGCGGGCAGCGGCTTCGGGTTCAGCTGGCCGGCGTCGTTCCCGATGGCGCGGATCGACCAGATCATGGTGCAGGGCGTGGAGCCGGTGAGCTCGTGGACGCTGCCCGAGACCGGCAGCGACCATCTGCCGGTGGCGGCCCGTGTGAACCTCGCCACCTCGTCGTAA
- a CDS encoding MFS transporter, translating into MPLALLALAVGAFGLGTTEFVMMGLLPDVASDLGISIPTAGHLVSAYALGVVIGAPLLAAVTARMSRRTVLIGLMGLFVAGNALSALAPGEHWLLAARFLSGLPHGAFFGVGAVVATGMVAPERKARSVSLMFLGLTLANIAGVPVATLMGQHFGWRATFLGVSAIGLAAIASLALLIPHDHAHAPAAGLRRELVALKSVPVWLALGTTVAGFGALFAAYSYITPMLTDAAGYADSSVTLLLALFGVGATAGNLVGGRLADHSLRGTLFGGLTSLVVVLALFPVLMSTQWSAAVAVVLLGTAAFVTGSPLQLMVMEKASAAPSLASSANQAAFNLANAGGAWIGGLALAAGLGVTSPALTGAALAVLGLGVAAVAAVVDRRRVDLSPGRERVVAAHLPEQAEAVRY; encoded by the coding sequence ATGCCCTTGGCCCTGCTCGCACTGGCCGTCGGCGCTTTTGGTCTCGGCACCACCGAATTCGTGATGATGGGCCTGCTGCCCGACGTCGCAAGCGACCTCGGCATCTCGATCCCGACCGCCGGCCATCTCGTCTCGGCGTACGCGCTGGGCGTGGTGATCGGCGCCCCGCTGCTCGCCGCGGTCACCGCCCGGATGTCCCGCCGTACGGTCCTCATCGGCCTGATGGGTCTGTTCGTGGCCGGCAACGCGCTCTCCGCCCTCGCCCCCGGCGAACACTGGCTGCTCGCGGCCCGCTTCCTGAGCGGTCTGCCGCACGGTGCCTTCTTCGGGGTGGGCGCGGTCGTCGCCACCGGCATGGTGGCGCCTGAGCGCAAGGCCCGCTCGGTGTCCCTGATGTTCCTCGGCCTGACCCTCGCCAACATCGCGGGCGTCCCCGTCGCCACCCTCATGGGCCAGCACTTCGGCTGGCGGGCGACCTTCCTCGGCGTCAGCGCGATCGGCCTGGCGGCGATAGCCTCCCTGGCGCTCCTCATCCCGCACGACCACGCGCACGCCCCCGCGGCGGGCCTGCGCCGCGAACTGGTCGCACTGAAGTCGGTGCCCGTCTGGCTGGCGCTCGGCACGACGGTCGCGGGCTTCGGCGCGCTGTTCGCCGCGTACAGCTACATCACGCCGATGCTCACGGACGCCGCCGGCTACGCCGACTCCAGCGTGACGCTGCTGCTCGCGCTGTTCGGCGTCGGCGCGACGGCGGGCAACCTGGTCGGCGGACGGCTCGCCGACCACTCGCTGCGCGGCACCCTGTTCGGCGGCCTGACCTCGCTGGTCGTGGTCCTGGCCCTGTTCCCGGTGCTGATGTCGACGCAGTGGAGCGCGGCCGTGGCGGTGGTGCTGCTGGGCACGGCGGCCTTCGTGACCGGCTCCCCGCTCCAGCTGATGGTCATGGAGAAGGCCTCGGCCGCCCCCTCCCTGGCCTCCTCCGCCAACCAGGCCGCCTTCAACCTGGCCAACGCCGGTGGCGCCTGGATCGGCGGCCTCGCCCTGGCCGCGGGCCTCGGTGTGACGTCCCCGGCACTGACGGGCGCGGCCCTGGCCGTGCTCGGCCTCGGGGTCGCCGCGGTGGCCGCGGTCGTGGACCGGCGGCGCGTGGACCTCTCGCCCGGGCGGGAGCGCGTGGTCGCGGCCCATCTGCCGGAGCAGGCGGAGGCCGTACGGTACTGA
- a CDS encoding ATP-binding cassette domain-containing protein, with translation MTRIDKNPKSGDSAVSVRGLVKHYGETKALDGVDLDVREGTVMGVLGPNGAGKTTLVRILSTLLSPDAGQATVAGYDAVRQPRQLRRVIGLTGQYASVDEKLPGWENLYMIGRLLDLPRKEARTRADELLERFSLTDAAKRPASTYSGGMRRRLDLAASMIGRPQVLFLDEPTTGLDPRTRNEVWDEVKRMVGDGVTVLLTTQYMEEAEQLASELTVVDHGKVIAAGAIEDLKAKVGGRSLRVRPVDPLQLQPLAGWIDELGITGLATSTVDTERGTVIVPILSDEQLTAVVGAVTARGITLSSITTELPSLDEVFLSLTGHRASAPQDTVPTDTREEVAV, from the coding sequence ATGACGCGAATCGACAAGAACCCCAAGAGCGGGGACTCCGCCGTTTCCGTGCGGGGGCTGGTCAAGCACTACGGCGAGACCAAGGCGCTGGACGGCGTCGACCTGGACGTGCGCGAGGGCACCGTGATGGGTGTGCTCGGGCCGAACGGGGCCGGGAAGACCACCCTCGTACGCATTCTGTCCACCCTCCTGTCTCCGGACGCCGGGCAGGCCACCGTCGCCGGGTACGACGCCGTGCGGCAGCCCCGTCAGCTGCGGCGGGTCATCGGGCTCACCGGGCAGTACGCCTCGGTGGACGAGAAGCTGCCGGGCTGGGAGAACCTCTACATGATCGGGCGGCTGCTCGACCTGCCCCGCAAGGAGGCCCGCACCCGGGCCGACGAACTGCTGGAGCGCTTCTCGCTCACGGACGCGGCGAAGCGGCCGGCGAGCACCTACTCCGGCGGTATGCGGCGCCGGCTCGACCTCGCCGCCTCGATGATCGGCCGGCCCCAGGTGCTCTTCCTGGACGAGCCGACCACCGGTCTCGACCCGCGCACCCGCAACGAGGTGTGGGACGAGGTCAAGCGGATGGTCGGGGACGGGGTCACCGTCCTGCTGACCACGCAGTACATGGAGGAGGCCGAGCAGCTCGCCTCCGAGCTGACCGTTGTGGACCACGGCAAGGTCATCGCCGCCGGCGCCATCGAGGACCTCAAGGCGAAGGTGGGCGGGCGCTCACTGCGGGTACGGCCCGTCGATCCGCTGCAGCTGCAGCCGCTCGCCGGGTGGATCGACGAGCTCGGCATCACCGGGCTCGCCACCAGCACCGTGGACACCGAACGCGGCACCGTCATCGTCCCGATCCTCAGCGACGAGCAGCTGACCGCCGTGGTCGGCGCGGTCACCGCTCGTGGCATCACCCTCTCCTCCATCACCACCGAACTGCCCAGCCTGGACGAGGTGTTCCTGTCCCTCACCGGCCACCGCGCCAGTGCCCCGCAGGACACCGTCCCCACCGACACCCGCGAGGAGGTCGCCGTATGA
- a CDS encoding ABC transporter permease, translated as MSAATLTATEADARIPLRGHLRHTGALVRRNLLWIRQDPESMFDAILMPVVFTLLFVYVFGGSIGQALGGGQDGYVQYVIPGMIAMMSMTLSQGVGTGFSQDFNSGVMDRFRSLPIGRGSVLFAKISVELLRMLFATTVLMIVAVLVGFDINHWAGLFAAVGLSAVFASSIMWVFLTLGVILKNAQSVQAMGFLVLFPLQFGSSIFAPTNSMPGWLQHFTDYNPLSTLADAARGLMVGGPVAHDLWVTLGWSAAITAVAAPYAIHKFRTKN; from the coding sequence ATGAGCGCCGCCACCCTTACCGCCACGGAAGCCGACGCCCGGATCCCGCTGCGCGGGCACCTCCGGCACACCGGCGCCCTCGTCCGCCGCAACCTGCTGTGGATCCGGCAGGACCCGGAGTCGATGTTCGACGCCATACTGATGCCGGTCGTCTTCACCCTGCTGTTCGTCTACGTCTTCGGCGGCTCGATCGGGCAGGCCCTGGGCGGCGGGCAGGACGGATACGTCCAGTACGTCATCCCGGGCATGATCGCGATGATGAGCATGACCCTCTCCCAGGGCGTCGGCACCGGCTTCAGCCAGGACTTCAACTCCGGTGTCATGGACCGCTTCCGGTCCCTGCCGATCGGGCGCGGCTCCGTGCTGTTCGCGAAGATCTCCGTGGAACTGCTGCGGATGCTGTTCGCGACCACCGTGCTGATGATCGTCGCCGTCCTGGTCGGGTTCGACATCAATCACTGGGCCGGACTGTTCGCGGCGGTGGGCCTGTCCGCCGTGTTCGCCTCCTCGATCATGTGGGTGTTCCTCACCCTGGGCGTGATCCTGAAGAACGCGCAGTCCGTGCAGGCGATGGGCTTCCTGGTGCTGTTCCCGCTCCAGTTCGGCTCGTCGATCTTCGCTCCGACGAACTCCATGCCGGGCTGGCTCCAGCACTTCACCGACTACAACCCGCTGTCCACGCTCGCCGACGCGGCCCGCGGGCTGATGGTGGGCGGCCCGGTCGCCCACGACCTGTGGGTCACGCTCGGCTGGTCGGCGGCGATCACGGCGGTGGCGGCACCGTACGCCATCCACAAGTTCCGCACGAAGAACTGA